A window of Ranitomeya variabilis isolate aRanVar5 chromosome 2, aRanVar5.hap1, whole genome shotgun sequence contains these coding sequences:
- the EPHA7 gene encoding ephrin type-A receptor 7 isoform X5, with product MSPRARWITLLLSLVLFAHTGDSQTAKEVILLDSKAQQTELEWISSPSSGWEEISGLDENYTPIRTYQVCQVLEPNQNNWLRTNWISKANAQRIFVELKFTLRDCNSLPGVLGTCKETFNLYYYETDYDTGRNMRENQYVKIDTIAADESFTQGDLGERKMKLNTEVREIGPLSRKGFYLAFQDVGACIALVSVKVYYKKCWTIIENLAVFPDTVTGSEFSSLVEVRGTCVSNAEEEADNSPKMHCSAEGEWLVPIGKCICKAGYQQKGDTCEH from the exons ATGTCCCCTCGTGCCCGCTGGATTACATTACTCCTCAGCTTGGTCCTGTTTGCACATACCGGGGACTCGCAGACTGCCAAGGAGG ttaTATTGCTGGATTCCAAAGCACAACAGACGGAACTGGAATGGATCTCCTCTCCGTCCAGTGGG TGGGAAGAAATCAGTGGACTGGATGAAAATTACACACCAATTAGAACTTATCAGGTATGTCAGGTCCTGGAACCCAACCAGAACAACTGGCTACGAACTAACTGGATTTCAAAAGCCAACGCACAAAGGATTTTTGTTGAGCTAAAGTTCACTTTAAGGGATTGTAACAGTCTTCCTGGCGTACTGGGAACCTGCAAGGAAACCTTTAACTTGTATTACTATGAAACAGATTACGACACTGGCAGAAACATGAGAGAAAATCAATATGTGAAAATAGACACTATCGCTGCAGATGAAAGTTTTACCCAAGGAGATCTTGGAGAGCGGAAAATGAAACTCAATACAGAAGTTCGGGAAATTGGACCCCTGTCCAGGAAAGGATTCTACCTGGCATTCCAGGACGTCGGAGCCTGCATTGCCCTGGTGTCTGTGAAGGTGTATTATAAAAAGTGCTGGACCATTATTGAGAATTTAGCTGTCTTCCCCGACACTGTCACCGGCTCCGAATTCTCATCATTGGTCGAAGTAAGAGGGACATGCGTAAGCAACGCGGAGGAAGAAGCGGATAATTCTCCCAAGATGCACTGCAGTGCTGAAGGCGAATGGCTGGTGCCCATTGGAAAATGCATCTGCAAAGCGGGTTATCAACAAAAAGGCGATACTTGTGAAC